A region of the Paenibacillus thermoaerophilus genome:
ACGCCGGACGGCGTGTAACGCAGTTCCGGGTCTCTGGTCAATCTGCCGATCAGTATGACACGGTTAAGCACGACGATTCCTCCCGAGAGTGGTTCTGGCCGACTCCGATCTTACGCGACGTCGCGGACGATCATGTAACGAATGACTTCGTCCGTGATCTTCAGTACGCGGTCAAGCTCGGAAACCGTCTCGGCAGGAGCGCTGAAGTTAATCAGGACGTAATAACCTTCCCGATGTTTCTCGATCTCATACGCAAGACGGCGTTTGCCCCATACGTCGACTTTCTCGACTTCACCGCCGTTCGCGATGACCGTCTGGAACTTTTCGACCAACGATTGAACCCCTTCTTGATCCAGGTCGGGACGAAGGATGTAGATCAAT
Encoded here:
- the rpsF gene encoding 30S ribosomal protein S6, which gives rise to MRKYELIYILRPDLDQEGVQSLVEKFQTVIANGGEVEKVDVWGKRRLAYEIEKHREGYYVLINFSAPAETVSELDRVLKITDEVIRYMIVRDVA